The DNA region CTGGTCGTCGGCATCGGTTTCCTCGTCGCCGCCCAGACCACCAACGAGGACTTCACGGACGTCCCGTACACGGTCCCCGCCTTCTTCGGCCTGATCCTCGGGCAGATCTGCCTGATCACGCTGGGCGTGCTGGTGGTCTCGTCGGAGTACGGCACGGGCATGATCCGTACGACGTTCACGGCGTCGCCGCAGCGCTACCGGGTGCTCACGGCCAAGCTGATGATCTTCTTCGTCGTCGCGTTCGTCGTGTCGGCCCTCTCCATCGGCGTGGTCGGCATGATCACGTCGGGCATGCACGGCGGGGCGTCGGACAACGAGTGGGGCGGGACCGTCCTGATGGGCGCGCTGTACGTGTCGCTGCTCGGCGTCCTCGCGCTCGCGGTGGGCTCGATGCTGCGGCACTCCGCCGGCGCGATCACCACGATGCTCGGCGTGGTGCTGGTGCCCGCGATCCTGCCCGCGTTCCTGTTGATGTCCGAGAGCATGCGCACGATCGGCGAGAAGATGATGGAGTACAACGCTCCGAACGCGCTCGCCCGGATCTTCCAGCTCGACACCGAGAACGGGAACGGCAGTTCCCAGCTCGCCCTCCTCGCGGGTGTGACCGTGGCGGCGATCGCCGGGGCCTACGCACTGCTGGAGAAGCGGGATGTCTAGGGCGTAGGGAACGTACGCAAAATCGTTCGAAGGTCTAGAACCGTGGAGCGTTCCGGGACCGCTGCACCCTCGTGGTGCGGCGGTCCTTCGCGTTCCAGCACGCCTTGTGCCAGTGCCGTCGCTCGTCCACGCCGGAGTGCTCGGGCCAGGCCACCACGTGCGGGACTCCGGAGGGAATCTGCTGGTCGCAGCCGGGGCAGCGATACGTCTTGCCCTGGGCACTCGCGCCCGCCACGTGCCGCACGCTCCACGCGTCACCCTGCCAGCTCTCCGTCGACTGCCAGCCCCCGTAACGGTCGGAGGGATCTCCGTCCGGGCTCCGGCCGGAGTCACCGGCACCCTTGGGACGGTTGCGACGCGGGGACACAGGACACCTCACGGAGCTATACAGGGAGCACGGGCTGTGTCCAGCCTACGCGGAGCACCCAGGGGTACGCGTACGTCACCAATCCCCACAGATCCCCCGCACGGCCGGCTCATTCTGCAGACAATCCGCCAATCTCCCCGCCAAGCCGTGTCCTTGGCACGTGTCAGACGGTTATGCGCTGTGGGGGAGCCGCGTCGGCACAAGGAGGCAGGAGTGCGATGCGCGTAGGAAGTTTTGTACTGGCGGCCCAGTTCCCGGGCCAGGGCCAGGGGGAGGCACTGCACCGCGCGGTGCGGTCCGCCGAGGTCGCCGAGGAGGCCGGGCTCGACGCAGTATGGCTGGCCGAGCACCACTTCGTGCCGTACGGGACGTGCCCGTCGGCCATCACGCTCGCGGCGTTACTGCTCGGCCGCACGCGTCGGATCCGGGTCGGCACGGCGGTCAGCGTGCTGCCCACCGTGCACCCCGTGGCGCTCGGCGAGCAGGCCGCGCTGCTGCACGTGACGTCCGGCGGGCGCTTCTCGCTCGGGCTGGGGCGCGGCGGGCCGTGGGTGGACCTGGAGGTCTTCGGGACGGGCCTCGATGCGTACGAGAAGGGGTTCCCGGAATCACTCGATCTGCTGGTGCGGTGGCTGCGTGAGCCGTCCGTCGCGGGCGGTTCGGAGCGCTTCGGTTTCCGTGAAGTCCCCGTCGTACCAAGGCCGTCGGAGGCCCTGACGGGCGGCGAGAGCCCCGAGGTCGTCGTCGCCTGCACCTCACCGGCGAGTGTCCGGCTGGCCGCCGGGCACGGGCTGCCGATGCTTCTCGGGATGCATGTCGGGGACGAGGAGAAGGCGGAGATGGTCTCGCTGTGGCGTACGTGCGCGCGCGACGCGGGGTACTCGCCCGACGTGATCGCGGACGCGGCCCATGTCTCGGCCGGTATCGCCCAGGTCGCCGACCGACGCACGGACGCCGTCGAGATGCTCCTGAAGGCCATGCCGGGCTGGCTGAAGCAGGGTCTCGACGCCCATGTGACCGTGGACGGCCGGGCCCGCTCGATGCGGGACCCGCTGGCGTACACCGAACTGCTCTGCGGTCTGCACCCGGTGGGCACGCCCCGCCTGTGCGCCGACCGCCTCGCGGCGACCTCCGAGCGCACGGGGATCACGCGCTTCGCGCTTCTGGTGGAGGGCTCGGGCGACCTCGCGGCGACCGAGGAGAACGTACGGCGACTGGGGGGCGAGGTGCTGCCGCGGCTGCGGTGAGCGGGGCCCCGCCCGGGCCGAGCCGAAGGGAACCGCGTCCCGGCCGAGCCGGGATGCGACCGGGCCGAACCGGGGTGCGCCCGGACCACCGAACCAGGGTGCGCCCGGACCGAGTCCGAGTGCGTCGGGAGCGAACTGGCGTGCGCCTTCCGGTGGTTGGGCCCTGTCCGGTCGCAACGGGCCCGTATCCGACCGGAACAGACCGCTGTCCGGCCCCAACCGGTGTGCGCCGCGGGGAGCTTGCCGCCCCAGTACAAAAGCACCTCCCGCGTACGGAGCGGCAAGCCGTGCAGCATCACTGCCTCAGCAGTCCCGGAACTCCGGCGACTGGTTCAGCAGCTGGCTGCGCACCGAGGTGAAACGGGTCAAGGTGTCGTCCACCGAGCCGTCCAGCGGGAACACCGCCACGCGGTGGCAGTTCTGGAAGGCCAGGCGCACCCCGAAGTGCCGCTGCAGCGCACCGCGTATCGCGTCACTCGCGAGCGCACGCAGCAGCTGGCCACGCGCCTGCTCGTCCGGCGGAGGCGTCTGGTTGTCGGCGAAGTTGCCGCCGTCCACCTTCAGCTGAGCCACCAGGGAGCTGATCATCTCCCATGCGTAGGGCAGGGAAATCCGGACGCAGTCGACGAATTCCGCTTCGTCGACCTCGCCTCGCTCGGCCTTTTCGAGTAGGGCCGGTGAGACGTCCAGCGACATGGGTTCTCCTCTCGCACCCCCTCGGCAGAGGGGGTTGACGGACAGGTAAGGAGACCGCGACGCCGAACACGCTGAGTACACGCGTCGCGACCTCCCGTTTACACGGTAGGCAACTGTTCGTGGCCGCACCAGGACATTGAGAAACCGGGGGAGACTCAACCTGCTCACAACCAGCCACTTTCGAACAGGGCTTATCCGGGGAAACAGGGGCGACAGTAAAGGCTCCGGTCAAGCGGACCCATGGGCGGATCGCGCCGACCCGTGCCGGTCGAGTAGCGTTGCGGACCATGCGTCTCGTCATTGCCCGCTGCTCCGTTGACTACGCGGGCCGGCTCACCGCCCATCTCCCGTCGGCCCCCCGCCTGATCCTTGTGAAGGCCGACGGCAGTGTCTCGATCCATGCGGACGACCGGGCCTACAAGCCCCTCAACTGGATGTCGCCGCCCTGCACCCTGAAGGAGGGTTCGGGGGACGACGAGGGTGTCTGGACCGTCATCAACAAGGCGGGCGAGAA from Streptomyces sp. NBC_00258 includes:
- a CDS encoding ABC transporter permease, encoding MSTPQHQMQQQAAPATDWQGTSGTSYTSPIPITRTHLGHALASEWTKIKSVRSTMWTLGVFVLLVVGIGFLVAAQTTNEDFTDVPYTVPAFFGLILGQICLITLGVLVVSSEYGTGMIRTTFTASPQRYRVLTAKLMIFFVVAFVVSALSIGVVGMITSGMHGGASDNEWGGTVLMGALYVSLLGVLALAVGSMLRHSAGAITTMLGVVLVPAILPAFLLMSESMRTIGEKMMEYNAPNALARIFQLDTENGNGSSQLALLAGVTVAAIAGAYALLEKRDV
- a CDS encoding ATP/GTP-binding protein — protein: MSPRRNRPKGAGDSGRSPDGDPSDRYGGWQSTESWQGDAWSVRHVAGASAQGKTYRCPGCDQQIPSGVPHVVAWPEHSGVDERRHWHKACWNAKDRRTTRVQRSRNAPRF
- a CDS encoding LLM class flavin-dependent oxidoreductase; translated protein: MRVGSFVLAAQFPGQGQGEALHRAVRSAEVAEEAGLDAVWLAEHHFVPYGTCPSAITLAALLLGRTRRIRVGTAVSVLPTVHPVALGEQAALLHVTSGGRFSLGLGRGGPWVDLEVFGTGLDAYEKGFPESLDLLVRWLREPSVAGGSERFGFREVPVVPRPSEALTGGESPEVVVACTSPASVRLAAGHGLPMLLGMHVGDEEKAEMVSLWRTCARDAGYSPDVIADAAHVSAGIAQVADRRTDAVEMLLKAMPGWLKQGLDAHVTVDGRARSMRDPLAYTELLCGLHPVGTPRLCADRLAATSERTGITRFALLVEGSGDLAATEENVRRLGGEVLPRLR
- a CDS encoding SCO5389 family protein → MSLDVSPALLEKAERGEVDEAEFVDCVRISLPYAWEMISSLVAQLKVDGGNFADNQTPPPDEQARGQLLRALASDAIRGALQRHFGVRLAFQNCHRVAVFPLDGSVDDTLTRFTSVRSQLLNQSPEFRDC